Proteins co-encoded in one Kribbella qitaiheensis genomic window:
- a CDS encoding transglycosylase family protein, with amino-acid sequence MSKARHARPRRSTRRVVRTLSIAGLGAGITAAGAGAAFAADYTVKPGDTLSEIAQANGADWHQLAELNHLKDPNLILIGQTLQLDGAKKAVVTERRTVKKPTKTVHKPQRTVRANRSETRAPAKAGGKANLSGAWAKVANCESSGNPRAVNPAGYYGLFQFDKQTWRSVGGSGNPINASAAEQLMRAKKLYSQRGASPWPVCGRFLR; translated from the coding sequence ATGTCCAAAGCTCGACATGCCCGACCCCGCCGGAGTACCCGCCGGGTGGTCCGGACCCTCTCCATCGCCGGCCTCGGTGCCGGCATCACCGCCGCTGGTGCGGGCGCTGCCTTCGCAGCCGACTACACGGTCAAGCCCGGCGACACGCTCTCCGAGATCGCCCAGGCGAACGGTGCCGACTGGCATCAGCTGGCCGAGCTGAACCACCTGAAGGACCCGAACCTGATCCTGATCGGCCAGACCCTGCAGCTCGACGGCGCGAAGAAGGCCGTCGTCACCGAGCGCCGGACGGTCAAGAAGCCCACCAAGACGGTGCACAAGCCGCAGCGCACGGTCCGCGCGAACCGGTCGGAGACCAGAGCTCCGGCGAAGGCCGGCGGCAAGGCGAACCTGAGCGGCGCCTGGGCCAAGGTCGCCAACTGCGAGTCGAGCGGCAATCCGCGTGCGGTCAACCCGGCCGGCTATTACGGCCTGTTCCAGTTCGACAAGCAGACCTGGCGCAGCGTCGGCGGCTCCGGCAACCCGATCAACGCGTCGGCCGCCGAGCAGCTCATGCGCGCGAAGAAGCTCTACTCCCAGCGCGGCGCCTCCCCGTGGCCCGTCTGCGGCCGCTTCCTCCGATAG
- a CDS encoding class I SAM-dependent methyltransferase, which yields MLVTSRSYAEYEAMFDLTELPASVLDCCAGGSGFTAEAAARGVDAIAVDPVYDLSTPDLVDAVRRGLPAGAAIVDEHAASFVWNWYGDPARKDEMRIEAADRFLQDVSSAPERYVHGSLPELPFEDQRFDLVLCSHLLFTWAEKYDRAWHLAALRELVRVSRSEVRVFPLVQQGAGEPVAYLPELLAELTEVTATIRQVPYEFQVDADKMLVLSR from the coding sequence ATGCTGGTGACATCTCGCTCGTACGCCGAGTACGAGGCGATGTTCGACCTGACCGAACTACCCGCCTCCGTGCTGGACTGTTGCGCCGGCGGCTCGGGATTCACCGCCGAGGCGGCCGCCCGTGGCGTGGATGCGATCGCGGTCGACCCGGTCTACGACCTGTCCACCCCGGACCTGGTCGACGCCGTACGGCGGGGCCTGCCGGCCGGCGCCGCGATCGTCGACGAGCACGCGGCCAGCTTCGTCTGGAACTGGTATGGGGATCCCGCCCGCAAGGACGAGATGCGGATCGAGGCCGCCGACCGGTTCCTGCAGGATGTGTCGAGCGCGCCGGAACGCTACGTGCACGGAAGCCTGCCGGAGCTGCCGTTCGAGGATCAGCGCTTCGACCTGGTGCTCTGCTCGCACCTGCTCTTCACCTGGGCCGAGAAGTACGACCGGGCGTGGCATCTCGCCGCGCTGCGCGAACTCGTCCGGGTCAGCCGGTCCGAGGTCCGCGTTTTTCCGCTCGTCCAGCAAGGAGCCGGCGAACCCGTCGCCTACCTGCCCGAGTTGCTGGCAGAGCTCACCGAGGTCACCGCGACCATCCGTCAGGTGCCCTACGAGTTCCAGGTGGATGCCGACAAGATGCTCGTGCTGTCTCGCTGA
- a CDS encoding Pr6Pr family membrane protein, which yields MTQRSMAQKTDAGRIWFAVTALVVVVGIVVQLFVTAGGSDGYFPDNPDRVFNVFAYFTIQSNLLLGGTCLLLALDPARWQTALFRTLRLNGVLCIAVTGIVYHLVLAGSDDLSGGAAFANLLIHTITPLLGVLGWLLFGPRGQTDLRIVGWSIVYPLLWLVFTLIRGEGTGFYPYPFVDVALHGYGTVLLNCLFVALLFLALAFGAAALDRRIGSRSSTTKR from the coding sequence ATGACGCAGCGTTCGATGGCACAGAAGACCGATGCGGGGCGGATCTGGTTCGCGGTCACGGCGTTGGTGGTTGTGGTCGGGATCGTCGTTCAGCTGTTCGTGACGGCGGGCGGCAGCGACGGATACTTCCCGGACAACCCGGATCGCGTGTTCAACGTGTTCGCGTACTTCACCATCCAGTCGAACTTGCTGCTCGGCGGGACCTGCCTGCTGCTCGCGCTCGATCCGGCGCGCTGGCAGACGGCGCTGTTCAGGACCCTGCGCCTCAATGGCGTGCTGTGCATCGCGGTCACCGGGATCGTCTACCACCTGGTCCTGGCCGGCTCCGACGACTTGTCCGGTGGCGCTGCCTTCGCGAACCTTCTCATCCACACGATCACCCCGCTGCTCGGCGTACTGGGGTGGCTGTTGTTCGGGCCTCGCGGCCAGACCGATCTGCGCATCGTCGGCTGGTCCATCGTGTATCCGCTGCTGTGGCTGGTCTTCACCTTGATCCGCGGTGAGGGGACGGGCTTCTACCCGTATCCGTTCGTCGACGTCGCGCTGCACGGCTACGGGACGGTCTTGCTGAACTGTCTGTTCGTCGCGCTACTGTTCCTGGCTCTGGCGTTCGGAGCTGCTGCGCTCGACCGCCGGATCGGATCGAGGAGCTCGACGACAAAGAGGTAG
- a CDS encoding 2TM domain-containing protein: MLLAVIAGCEIGFWVLLAAGMATRYLLKRPKAGLVLLAGVPLVDVVMLVASVIDLRQGGEPSYKHSLAAIFIGVSVAFGHQTIAWADRWAAYWLAGAPRPVKPPKGGPDRARRERQGWFRHLLAYAIGVGLMLLLGVLSGDGYDALLGPAWSWTIVLVIDAIVSFSYSFYSAKEADSSAEEKQTV, translated from the coding sequence GTGCTGCTCGCTGTGATCGCCGGCTGTGAGATCGGCTTCTGGGTGCTGCTCGCCGCCGGGATGGCGACGCGCTACCTGCTGAAACGGCCCAAGGCAGGCCTCGTCCTGCTGGCCGGCGTGCCGCTGGTTGACGTGGTGATGCTGGTCGCCAGTGTGATCGACCTGCGCCAGGGCGGGGAGCCTTCCTACAAGCACTCGCTGGCCGCGATCTTCATCGGAGTCAGCGTGGCCTTCGGGCATCAGACCATCGCCTGGGCGGACCGCTGGGCCGCGTATTGGCTGGCCGGCGCCCCACGGCCGGTGAAGCCGCCGAAGGGTGGTCCTGATCGAGCTCGTCGTGAGCGGCAGGGCTGGTTCCGGCACCTGCTGGCGTACGCGATCGGCGTCGGACTGATGCTGCTGCTCGGCGTCCTGTCGGGTGACGGGTACGACGCTCTGCTGGGGCCCGCCTGGTCGTGGACGATCGTGCTGGTCATCGACGCGATCGTCTCCTTCAGCTACTCCTTCTACAGCGCGAAGGAGGCTGACAGTTCGGCTGAGGAGAAGCAGACCGTCTGA
- a CDS encoding TetR/AcrR family transcriptional regulator translates to MPKIVDHDARREEIARALWRVVRRDGIRAASVRTVATEAGWSAGAVRYYFPDQDGLLNFAMDLVSRRVRERISALQPTGRATEIALRYLEEVIPLDSDRQAEFDIWLSFVAQAQAESGAGGLREHLGPIQDGLRGLCHSLLVTLADNGGLRTGLDLELETERLHALIDGLSLHTSMQPSVTTPARVREILTDHLNTLRA, encoded by the coding sequence ATGCCGAAGATCGTCGACCATGACGCCCGCCGCGAGGAGATCGCCCGGGCACTGTGGCGAGTGGTCCGGCGGGACGGCATCCGGGCCGCCTCCGTCCGCACCGTCGCCACCGAAGCCGGCTGGTCCGCCGGCGCCGTCCGCTACTACTTCCCCGACCAGGACGGCCTGCTCAACTTCGCGATGGATCTGGTCTCGCGCCGGGTGCGGGAGCGGATCAGCGCGCTCCAGCCGACCGGCCGCGCGACCGAGATCGCGCTGCGCTACCTGGAAGAGGTCATCCCGCTCGACAGCGACCGGCAGGCCGAGTTCGACATCTGGCTGTCGTTCGTCGCCCAGGCCCAGGCCGAGTCGGGCGCCGGCGGTCTGCGCGAGCACCTCGGCCCGATCCAGGACGGCCTCCGCGGGCTGTGCCACTCACTACTGGTGACTCTTGCCGACAACGGCGGCCTCCGGACCGGTCTCGACCTCGAACTCGAAACCGAGCGGCTGCACGCGCTGATCGACGGGCTCTCGTTGCACACGTCGATGCAGCCGTCGGTGACCACTCCGGCCCGGGTGCGCGAGATCCTCACCGATCACCTGAACACCTTGCGGGCCTGA
- a CDS encoding AAA family ATPase yields the protein MESEGVIVVSGIMAAGKSTVSQLLAERFQYGVHLRGDVFRRMIVSGQAARDAEDGAEAQKQLKLRYRLACQAADGYAQAGFTVVLQDVVIGELLREFLDGIETRPRYLVVLTPRPEVISNRLGGAHDHSVDELDYELHAFSPRRGLWLDNSDLSPHETVDAILGRLDEAIFD from the coding sequence ATGGAATCCGAGGGGGTGATCGTCGTCAGCGGAATCATGGCGGCCGGGAAGTCCACGGTCTCCCAGTTGCTCGCCGAGAGATTCCAGTACGGCGTCCATCTCCGCGGCGACGTGTTCCGCAGGATGATCGTCAGTGGCCAGGCCGCCCGGGATGCCGAGGACGGGGCCGAAGCCCAGAAACAGCTGAAGCTCCGGTACCGGCTGGCCTGCCAGGCAGCCGACGGCTATGCACAGGCCGGCTTCACCGTCGTCCTCCAGGACGTGGTGATCGGCGAGCTGCTGCGTGAGTTCCTGGACGGCATCGAGACCCGGCCGCGCTACCTCGTAGTACTGACGCCGCGGCCCGAGGTGATCTCCAACCGGCTCGGCGGTGCGCACGACCATTCGGTCGACGAACTCGACTACGAGCTGCACGCGTTCTCCCCGCGCCGCGGGTTGTGGCTGGACAACTCCGACCTGTCCCCGCACGAAACCGTCGACGCGATCCTTGGCCGGCTCGACGAGGCCATCTTCGACTGA
- a CDS encoding molybdopterin-dependent oxidoreductase: MATTVRRTSCNLCEAICGVLVTVEDGRVTDIRGDEADPLSHGHICPKAVALKDLQEDPDRLTKPVRRTADGWAELGWDEAYELIATRLGEIQQAHGRNSVGVYLGNPNVHSLGAMTHMPTVVRLLRTRQRFSATSVDQLPHMLASHLLYGHQLMVPVADIDRTSYLLILGANPLASNGSMMTAPGFGRRLKDVRKRGGRVVVIDPRRTETATVADEHHFVRPGTDAAFLLALIHQVIADGNAKPAQYVDGLDAVSEATRDWTPEAAARVTGIDADTIRRIAREFAAADKAACYGRLGVSAQQFGAVCQWAVQVLNIITGNLDRPGGAMIPRPAVDTLRGIGKGHIGAWKSRVAGRPEFGGELPAAAMAEEILTPGDGQIHAMVTIAGNPVLSTPNGRALDEALDTLSFMVSVDPYINETTRHADVILPPTPPLERDHYDLAFHQLAVRNTARWNEAVLPRPADSRHDWEIFRDLGLALLRRTPRSRKKALASLRLRLSPRRVVDLGLRIGPYRLSVRKLKKSVGGIDLGPLQPAFPKALHTKDKRIGLAPQLMLDGIDQARAVLLVEGDADDLLLIGRRHLRSNNSWMHNSARLVKGKPRHQLLMNPDDLSKRDLKDGQLVQLSSASGSVAVEVAASNDMMPGVVSLPHGFGHGRAGARLTVANQVAGASANDVTDATLTDPLAGTAALNGVPVTVTAAG, translated from the coding sequence ATGGCGACCACCGTGCGCAGGACCTCGTGCAACTTGTGTGAAGCGATCTGCGGCGTGCTGGTGACGGTCGAGGACGGCCGGGTCACCGACATCCGCGGCGACGAGGCCGATCCGCTCTCCCACGGTCACATCTGCCCGAAGGCGGTCGCGCTCAAGGATCTGCAGGAGGACCCGGACCGGTTGACCAAGCCGGTACGCCGTACCGCGGACGGCTGGGCCGAGCTCGGCTGGGACGAGGCGTACGAGCTGATCGCGACCCGGCTCGGCGAGATCCAGCAGGCGCACGGCCGGAACTCCGTCGGGGTCTACCTCGGCAATCCGAATGTGCACAGCCTCGGCGCGATGACCCACATGCCGACCGTCGTGCGGCTGCTCCGGACCCGGCAGCGGTTCAGCGCGACCTCGGTCGACCAGCTCCCGCACATGCTCGCCTCGCACCTGCTCTACGGCCACCAGTTGATGGTTCCGGTCGCGGACATCGACCGTACGTCGTACCTGCTGATCCTCGGCGCGAACCCGCTCGCGTCCAACGGCAGCATGATGACCGCGCCCGGCTTCGGCCGGCGACTCAAGGACGTTCGCAAACGCGGTGGTCGCGTGGTCGTGATCGACCCGCGGCGGACCGAGACGGCGACCGTCGCCGATGAGCACCATTTCGTCCGGCCGGGGACGGATGCCGCGTTCCTGCTGGCGCTCATCCATCAGGTGATCGCGGACGGCAACGCCAAGCCGGCGCAGTACGTCGACGGGCTGGACGCGGTCTCCGAAGCGACCCGGGACTGGACACCCGAGGCGGCTGCGCGGGTGACCGGGATCGACGCGGACACCATCCGCCGGATCGCACGGGAGTTCGCCGCTGCCGACAAGGCCGCTTGTTACGGGCGACTCGGTGTTTCGGCGCAGCAGTTCGGCGCGGTCTGTCAGTGGGCGGTGCAGGTGCTCAACATCATCACCGGCAACCTCGATCGCCCCGGCGGCGCGATGATTCCGCGGCCCGCCGTCGACACCTTGCGCGGGATCGGCAAGGGGCACATCGGCGCTTGGAAGAGCCGGGTCGCCGGTCGGCCCGAGTTCGGCGGCGAGCTGCCCGCGGCCGCGATGGCGGAGGAGATCCTGACTCCGGGCGACGGCCAGATCCACGCGATGGTGACGATCGCGGGCAACCCCGTCCTCTCCACTCCCAACGGGCGGGCCCTCGACGAGGCGCTGGACACGCTGTCCTTCATGGTCTCGGTCGACCCGTACATCAACGAGACCACCCGGCATGCCGACGTGATCCTGCCGCCGACGCCACCGCTCGAGCGGGACCACTACGACCTGGCGTTCCACCAACTCGCAGTCCGGAACACTGCGCGGTGGAACGAGGCGGTGCTGCCTCGGCCGGCTGACTCGCGGCACGACTGGGAGATCTTCCGCGACCTCGGGCTGGCGTTGCTTCGCCGTACGCCGAGGAGCCGGAAGAAGGCGCTGGCCTCGCTGCGGCTCCGGCTGAGTCCGCGCCGGGTCGTGGACCTGGGGTTGCGGATCGGGCCGTACCGGTTGTCCGTGCGCAAGTTGAAGAAGTCGGTGGGTGGCATCGATCTGGGTCCGCTGCAGCCGGCCTTTCCGAAGGCGCTCCACACCAAGGACAAGCGGATCGGCCTTGCGCCACAGCTGATGCTGGACGGGATCGATCAGGCCCGAGCCGTGTTGCTGGTCGAGGGGGACGCCGACGATCTGCTGCTGATCGGGCGACGGCATCTGCGCAGCAACAACTCGTGGATGCACAACTCGGCCCGGCTGGTGAAGGGCAAGCCGCGGCATCAGCTGCTGATGAACCCGGACGACCTGAGCAAGCGGGATCTGAAAGACGGCCAGCTGGTCCAGCTCAGCTCGGCGTCGGGATCCGTCGCCGTTGAAGTTGCCGCTAGCAACGACATGATGCCCGGCGTGGTGAGCCTGCCGCACGGGTTCGGGCACGGTCGCGCCGGCGCGCGGCTGACGGTCGCGAACCAGGTTGCCGGCGCGAGCGCGAACGACGTCACGGACGCGACCCTGACCGACCCGCTCGCCGGCACCGCCGCCCTGAACGGCGTACCGGTGACGGTGACAGCGGCGGGATAG
- a CDS encoding LacI family DNA-binding transcriptional regulator → MPRITIKEIARRAGVSKGAVSYALNNQPGVSEATRARVLKVAEELEWVPNRAARQLSAARSETFGLVLARTAKTLSEEPFYMGFVGGVESVLSEKSYALALQVVPDLAGEMATYRKWSAERRVDGVIVVDIRVDDPRIPLLRKLELPAVLVGDPALADGLTCVWTDGTAAMNAAVEHVARLGHQTIARVAGPPEHGHVWIRDQAFAAISRELGLDIRVVHTDFSGEEGAAATRKLMAAEDRPTALIYDNDLMAVAGLSVINGLGMKSPDDVTLIAWDDSTLCRLTHPTLTAMSHNIVDYGAEVTHRLFDLLDGARHQAHLYSTPALMVRESSGPPPRPS, encoded by the coding sequence GTGCCCCGAATCACGATCAAGGAGATTGCCCGACGGGCCGGCGTCTCCAAAGGTGCGGTGTCGTACGCGCTGAACAACCAGCCGGGGGTCTCCGAGGCCACCCGGGCGCGGGTGCTGAAGGTCGCCGAGGAGCTGGAGTGGGTGCCGAACCGCGCTGCCCGGCAACTCTCGGCCGCTCGGTCGGAGACCTTCGGCCTGGTCCTGGCCCGGACGGCCAAGACCCTCAGTGAGGAACCGTTCTACATGGGCTTCGTCGGTGGCGTGGAGTCCGTGCTGAGTGAGAAGTCGTACGCGCTCGCGCTGCAGGTCGTGCCCGACCTGGCCGGTGAGATGGCGACGTACCGGAAGTGGTCCGCGGAGCGCCGGGTGGACGGCGTGATCGTGGTGGACATCAGGGTCGACGATCCGCGGATCCCGTTGCTGCGCAAGCTGGAGCTCCCCGCCGTGCTGGTCGGGGACCCCGCGCTGGCCGACGGGTTGACGTGTGTCTGGACCGACGGGACCGCCGCGATGAACGCCGCGGTGGAGCATGTCGCCCGGCTCGGGCACCAGACGATCGCACGCGTCGCCGGCCCGCCGGAGCACGGGCATGTCTGGATCCGCGACCAGGCGTTCGCCGCGATCAGCCGCGAGCTCGGCCTCGACATACGGGTGGTGCACACCGATTTCTCCGGTGAGGAAGGAGCCGCCGCGACGCGGAAGTTGATGGCGGCCGAGGACCGGCCGACAGCGCTCATCTACGACAACGACCTGATGGCCGTGGCCGGGCTGTCGGTCATCAACGGACTCGGGATGAAGTCACCCGACGACGTCACCCTGATCGCCTGGGACGACTCGACGCTGTGCCGGCTGACGCATCCGACGCTGACGGCGATGAGCCACAACATCGTGGACTACGGCGCCGAGGTCACGCATCGCCTGTTCGACCTGCTGGACGGTGCCCGGCATCAGGCGCACCTCTACTCCACCCCGGCCCTGATGGTCCGCGAAAGCTCTGGCCCGCCGCCGCGACCGAGCTGA
- a CDS encoding sugar phosphate isomerase/epimerase family protein: MVAVDNLSLQLYTVRHKLEEDFDATLARIAEIGYKQVEPFGVVGLADKLAEALPKYGLTAPTTHAGLLKEDSGPIFETAKRLGISTVIDPHVDPARWQTADDIKATAEALNKAAAEAADHGITVGYHNHHFELESVIDGVHGLEILADNLSDQVILEVDTYWAAVGGADVPALLGRLGERVKALHVKDGDGTLNNKAQVGVGAGSIDVIGILKASPGTLRVVELDDFEGEIFDAVAGSFTYLTGEDVA, translated from the coding sequence ATGGTCGCAGTGGACAACCTGTCCCTCCAGCTCTACACGGTCCGGCACAAGCTGGAGGAGGACTTCGACGCCACGCTGGCCCGGATCGCGGAGATCGGGTACAAGCAGGTCGAGCCCTTCGGCGTGGTCGGGCTGGCCGACAAGCTGGCCGAGGCGCTGCCCAAGTACGGACTGACGGCGCCCACGACGCACGCGGGGCTGCTCAAGGAGGACTCGGGCCCGATCTTCGAGACCGCGAAGCGGCTCGGCATCAGCACCGTCATCGACCCACACGTCGACCCGGCGCGCTGGCAGACGGCGGACGACATCAAGGCGACGGCCGAGGCCCTGAACAAGGCGGCCGCCGAGGCCGCCGACCACGGCATCACCGTCGGGTATCACAACCACCACTTCGAGCTGGAGTCCGTCATCGACGGGGTGCACGGCCTGGAGATCCTGGCCGACAACCTGTCCGACCAGGTCATCCTCGAGGTGGACACCTACTGGGCAGCGGTCGGCGGCGCCGACGTACCGGCCCTGCTCGGCCGGCTCGGCGAGCGGGTGAAGGCGCTGCACGTCAAGGACGGCGACGGCACCCTGAACAACAAGGCGCAGGTCGGGGTCGGCGCCGGCTCCATCGACGTGATCGGCATCCTCAAGGCGTCTCCGGGCACGCTCCGCGTGGTCGAGCTCGACGACTTCGAGGGCGAGATCTTCGACGCGGTCGCAGGCAGCTTCACGTACCTGACCGGGGAGGACGTTGCATGA
- a CDS encoding Gfo/Idh/MocA family protein: MSSVGVGVIGAGVISDAYLKSMQSFPDLNVVAIGDLRPEAAKAKAEEFGIETHGGPEAVLGHPDVEIVVNLTIPIAHVEVALAAVAAGKHVWSEKPFSLDQESGLKLLATAQDAGLRLGCAPDTFLGPGLQTARRLIEKGEIGQPLTALTLMQSPGPESWHPNPAFLFQEGAGPLYDIGPYYLTALVQSFGPVAAVAGLGSKSRDKRVIGSGPLAGQEFDVTVPSHVSAIARFESGQSSQSIFSFDSPLPRSGFVEITGLDATLALPDPNNFAGEIKIRRRGGEDWETIAETKATAERGTGVLDMARAIREDRPHRATGALAFHVVDVMASIAESIDTGAFVDVTSTVEVPDVLPDDWDAHAATL, encoded by the coding sequence ATGAGCTCTGTCGGTGTAGGCGTGATCGGCGCCGGAGTCATCTCCGACGCCTATCTGAAGAGCATGCAGAGCTTCCCCGACCTGAACGTGGTCGCGATCGGGGACCTGCGGCCGGAGGCGGCGAAGGCGAAGGCCGAGGAGTTCGGCATCGAGACCCACGGCGGTCCCGAAGCCGTACTCGGCCACCCGGATGTGGAGATCGTGGTCAACCTGACCATCCCGATCGCCCATGTCGAGGTCGCCCTCGCAGCTGTTGCCGCAGGCAAGCACGTGTGGAGTGAGAAGCCGTTCTCGCTCGACCAGGAGAGCGGACTGAAGCTGCTCGCGACCGCTCAGGACGCGGGACTCCGGCTCGGTTGCGCACCGGACACGTTCCTCGGTCCTGGCCTCCAGACGGCCCGGCGGCTCATCGAGAAGGGCGAGATCGGTCAGCCGCTGACCGCGCTCACCCTGATGCAGTCCCCCGGTCCGGAGTCCTGGCACCCGAACCCGGCCTTCCTGTTCCAGGAAGGGGCCGGCCCGCTGTACGACATCGGCCCCTACTACCTGACCGCGCTGGTGCAGAGCTTCGGCCCTGTCGCCGCCGTGGCGGGTCTGGGCTCCAAGTCGCGGGACAAGCGCGTGATCGGCTCGGGCCCGCTGGCCGGGCAGGAGTTCGACGTGACTGTGCCCAGCCACGTCAGCGCGATCGCCCGGTTCGAGTCGGGCCAGTCATCGCAGAGCATCTTCAGCTTCGACTCGCCGCTGCCGCGCTCCGGCTTCGTCGAGATCACCGGGCTGGACGCGACGCTCGCCCTGCCGGATCCGAACAACTTCGCCGGTGAGATCAAGATCCGCCGTCGCGGTGGCGAGGACTGGGAGACGATCGCCGAGACCAAGGCGACCGCCGAGCGCGGTACGGGCGTACTGGACATGGCGCGGGCGATCCGGGAGGACCGGCCGCACCGGGCCACCGGGGCGCTGGCGTTCCACGTCGTCGACGTGATGGCCTCAATCGCCGAGTCGATCGACACCGGCGCCTTCGTCGATGTGACCAGCACAGTCGAGGTCCCCGACGTCCTGCCGGACGACTGGGACGCGCACGCCGCCACTTTATGA
- a CDS encoding SGNH/GDSL hydrolase family protein, producing MSDGLLGPRRTVVFAGDSVTDCGRRGDPAGLGDGYVRNLYDDLAASRPRIVNSGISGHRAVDLVARWEQDVLAHEPDLVSVLVGINDTWRRYDEDDPTSTESFEASYRELLAPVTAKLVLIEPFLLPVKPEQRAWREDLDPKIEVVRRLAAEYHAILVPADVEFNRQALTVGATTLADDGVHPTAAGHRLLAELWHRTVS from the coding sequence ATGAGCGACGGACTTCTCGGACCCCGGCGAACCGTTGTGTTCGCCGGGGACTCCGTCACGGACTGCGGCCGGCGGGGCGACCCGGCCGGCCTGGGCGACGGCTACGTCCGGAACCTGTACGACGACCTCGCGGCGAGCCGCCCGCGGATCGTTAACTCGGGCATCAGCGGCCACCGCGCGGTCGACCTGGTCGCGCGGTGGGAGCAGGACGTACTCGCCCACGAGCCGGATCTCGTCTCGGTGCTGGTCGGCATCAACGACACCTGGCGTCGCTACGACGAGGACGACCCCACCTCCACCGAGTCCTTCGAGGCGTCGTACCGCGAACTGCTGGCACCGGTGACCGCGAAGCTGGTCCTGATCGAGCCGTTCCTGCTGCCGGTGAAGCCCGAGCAGCGCGCCTGGCGCGAGGACCTGGACCCCAAGATCGAGGTGGTCCGCCGGCTCGCTGCCGAGTACCACGCGATCCTGGTCCCGGCCGATGTGGAGTTCAACCGGCAGGCGCTCACCGTCGGCGCGACCACCCTCGCCGACGACGGGGTGCACCCGACAGCAGCTGGACACCGGCTGCTCGCCGAGCTCTGGCACCGTACCGTTAGCTGA